The genomic stretch ATAAGGGTCTTCAGGAGGCGTCACGGAGGGGCTATCAGAATGTGGTAGTGGAAAGCGATTGCTTAATGGTCGTGGATGCTTTGAAGAGGAATGCAAGCGGACGAAGTGAATTTTTGTTGATCGTGGATGATACTTTAGCTTTGAGTCTTAGTTTCAGTTCAGTTTTATGGTCTTTTACTACACGTGTGAACAATAGTGTAGCGCACATTTTAGCTCATTGTCAGCCTATAGTAGTTGGTAGAATTGTTTGGTCGGATTTCTTGCCTGAAAAGGCGAATGATCCTGTTACTTTTGATTCGAGATTAATATAGCGAGACCTCGTGGTCttaccttcaaaaaaaaaaattgattgaatgtta from Silene latifolia isolate original U9 population chromosome 2, ASM4854445v1, whole genome shotgun sequence encodes the following:
- the LOC141641026 gene encoding uncharacterized protein LOC141641026 is translated as MEKTEGGGSLAAKSGKGRSGVGNDLGGQGWAAPQEGFVKINVDVGLKEGEGSSFGVVCRNDRGCVEWDMAEALAVYKGLQEASRRGYQNVVVESDCLMVVDALKRNASGRSEFLLIVDDTLALSLSFSSVLWSFTTRVNNSVAHILAHCQPIVVGRIVWSDFLPEKANDPVTFDSRLI